The Fibrobacter sp. UWB16 genomic interval GGAGCGAGCTCATGTCAACAACTCGGGCGTCGCCTACACTCTTGAGGCCTGCAATTTGGACTCTGCGGCCATCGATACCGACAACATCCAGACGAGTAACGTCGGAAGTTCCAATGACAAGGCTTGCAGATCGAGCGTCATAGAATACTTCGCGAGACACCGTAGGCATCACATTTGCGAGACCGATAGTCCCTTCCGAAGAGCTCGAGGATTCAACCTTTTCGCTGCTAGAACTGTCACTGGATTCTTCGCTCGATGAGCTCAGAATGACGTTGGAAGAAGAAGAGCTCTGGTTGACACTGGAAGAAGAAGAGCTCTGGGCGATACTGGAAGAGGATGAGCTCTGGGCGATACTGCTAGAGGATGGATATTCCATCACTTCGCCGTTACTTCCCTTATAAGCCATAAGAGCGTCTTTGAGTTTCTGGTTCACATCAGAAGAAGCGTCATCGACAGAATTGTCAAAGGTCCACTTGAAATCGCCACCCTGCAAACGGCCTGCATAGGCAAGCACATTAGCCACAGCCTGTTCCGGAGAATCGGCCGTGTAGCTGTACATGATAGACTTGTCCGTATCAAAATTATTATAGGTATTTTCGCCCGAATAGGACTTTACGCTAGATGGCACCTGATCATTGCGCGAGGTCACCACGTAGGCATCGAAATCGACCTTAGAATCAATATCGCCAATTGCAGTTTCTTTACCCTTCAAAATGTATTTGCTTGCTCCATACGGAATGAACGTATAAGAGCCTTCCATGTGGTTGTTGTAAGCCTTGATTGTACCGCCCGCTTCCTTGCTGAACGTACCGTTGTTCGTCGGATCGCGCTTAGTGCCGCTCGCATAGACGTCGGTACCCTGCAACGAGGTCATCATCGGATATTTGCAATTGCGGAAATAGTTTGCTTCCATGAACACGGAAGAGCCCAGCGTAGAGCCTGCGCCGTACTTGGCATTGCCATCGTAATAGTTGTTGTATACGTGGGCGCTGTAGTAACGCACACGCGGATGACGGCTATCGGAATGATCGTACCAGTTATGGTGATACGTGATGTAATAGCCCCCATCGGCACCTTCCTTAAGGCCGAGCAAATTTGACTTGCCATTATCCCAGAAATGGTTGTAGCTAAAAGTCACATAAGTCGATAGCTTGCAATCCAAGGCGCCATCGCCCTTGACCTGGTCCTTGTCGCTACCCGCATGGCCGTAGAAAAAGTCATTGTTGTGGACCCAGATATACTGGTTATCCTGCTGGAGCGTGATGTTGTCGCCTTCGTCGGAATCAACATTCATGATGCCGATGTTTCGGATTTCCAAATTCTGGGTTCCTTTGACGCGGAAACCCCAGCCATTTGCAGTCGCATCATTACCGATGCCTTCAACAGTCATCGAAAGGCCCTCTTTTTTGC includes:
- a CDS encoding pectate lyase, with product MKHVVSVFACAGLFVMANAQVSLQTASGALESAYAEWASDGSDSYNVYYSGAGASDVKVDAPLIRKYGSKYRVDVVGLKAGNYTLKVASVKGGKETASTTSKSLTVKAHDRAGFAFSNGHVPGAYKTDGTLKDGAVVLYVSESTKNTVKLDVVTSNKGAVTESVGLQNILTSFKKGYDKRPLVIRLLGNVTDPEVTDKGDITIDMGKKEGLSMTVEGIGNDATANGWGFRVKGTQNLEIRNIGIMNVDSDEGDNITLQQDNQYIWVHNNDFFYGHAGSDKDQVKGDGALDCKLSTYVTFSYNHFWDNGKSNLLGLKEGADGGYYITYHHNWYDHSDSRHPRVRYYSAHVYNNYYDGNAKYGAGSTLGSSVFMEANYFRNCKYPMMTSLQGTDVYASGTKRDPTNNGTFSKEAGGTIKAYNNHMEGSYTFIPYGASKYILKGKETAIGDIDSKVDFDAYVVTSRNDQVPSSVKSYSGENTYNNFDTDKSIMYSYTADSPEQAVANVLAYAGRLQGGDFKWTFDNSVDDASSDVNQKLKDALMAYKGSNGEVMEYPSSSSIAQSSSSSSIAQSSSSSSVNQSSSSSNVILSSSSEESSDSSSSEKVESSSSSEGTIGLANVMPTVSREVFYDARSASLVIGTSDVTRLDVVGIDGRRVQIAGLKSVGDARVVDMSSLRAGVYIVRFRTPLGLRTMKFVKN